The genomic window GGTTccctgcatttttataaatgtattcTAATTAGTTTTCATTAATGTGTGCATGCATGTATAGTAGtgttgaatttatatatacaagTTTTGAGGGGGGAGAATGAATAATGTTTGAATGCCACGTGTAAAACACGTGTCATTTATGCAGTTGagagtaaatatatatttattatttatatcgTTGAGTGACACGTATGGACGTACAGatgtcatgcatgcatggatagTTTGAGTGACACGTACTGGACACGtgttatgcatgcatgcatgaaagcAATGTTTTTATATGAcaattttataagaaaataaatttagattaaATCTTTTAATACGTCAAActaacatgattttattttagatttcagatttcaatttgaatcaaaatgataatcttattcaaaatgataatttaattttaattttgtttaactgagcactaaaaaaattttaatctatttttaatatttttaataatctaATATTACTGTTTGAAATTTCTGttaacaaataagataaaattgtCAATTGGACGGACagtatgtcatatatatatatatatatattaacagaGAATTTTCGACatttatatcataaaaaataaatcataatctcTCATGTAACCATCtggtaaaacaaaattaaaattaagtaatcattttgattcaaattgaagtttgaaccCATAATATAAAAAGACCATAATTTGATACCCtgtcaaaaaaattaacccCCAAAGGTGAACACATCTCTAGACTTGATCAATTCTGAAACAATTTATGTCAAGGGATCATCTCTAAATTCACTGTTATATTGAATAGATCCTCTCAAATTTATGTACAATTATTTGCCTGGAACATATTAAACACAAGTTTTTATCTATATGATCAATAattaaagcaaaacaaaaaggaaaaaagaaagaaaaattaccgcattttgtttctatttttctgTCAACAATGATCAGCTCATCTTAATCTTCTCATGAAGAGTCCTTGAAACAAAGTAACAAGAGCAAGAAGTGCAATCTGAACATGCTTTGAACTACTTGTCTTGAAACTAATCTGCATTGGTCCTTTACTGTTGATGCTGGCATTCAAACAGTGTTTTGTTCCCCGCCAAATTTGAAAATCAGATTGAACACTCCCTCCAATCACTGTTTCATTGTCAAATGATAACAATGTGGTTGCAATAGTTACCTTATCATCGTTTACAGGGTAGTCTTTCCCTCTTATTGTTGCTTCCAAAGTCCCACCATATGCCATTTGACCGTAACCTCGAGCACATCCGGCGTCCATTCGTACTTTGAGTCTTCTCCCTATCGAAATCGAATCCTCGAGCTTGGCTCTGGTGAAGTATGTTTTTCCTAGTGAAGAAACAGCGAAGCTGCCGCCGGTCTTGTTACAGCAAAAGTTCTTGAATTCTAAGTCTCCGCGAATAGTGCAGAGTAGATCTTTACTGAAGGGTTGAATGTCAATGCCCGCGAGCATGGTTGCGCCATTGGGATGTTTGAACTTTGCTGTGCATTCAGAGTTAATACGGAAATCATCCTTCTCCTTGTTCATCTGTCCAGCAAATGTAGCTTGAAAATTGCTTTTGATGTGTATAGATCCATCCCAGTAAACTCCGTCATACCCAATATCATGATCCCAGCCTTGCGAATCACAAACAGGCTTTATTACCCACTGCTCGTTACCAATCACACAGAAACGGTATCTATATACAGGAGAATCAGAGTCAAAACTCAATGGAATAGTTGCATCTTCAATTTCATAAGCCTCTACAAGAGATGcatcattgtcatcatcatgGTCATTTTTTTGTATGGTATCATTGTTCTTCTTACGGAGCATGGTTTCTTTATGCTGCCTAGCCATGGCTTTCCATTGCTTTCTCAGATATAGATCCTCTCTGTAATTTAACTCCTCAAGATAAGCATCCTTCTGAGCTTTCGACAACTTATTGAATTGGGCTTTTGTGAGAATCCGGATTGGCGGTAATTGATCATAGTCATCCTCATCTTCTTGGTCGAGAAAATTGGTGAAATCATCATCTTCAATGCCATTAGAGTTTGACAGTGGATGGCGCTGAAGAAATGACGAGAGGAAATGAGGCAGCGAGAGAAGTGCGCCTCCAGTTTGTGACAACTGAAAACTGTCCTGGAATTTCAAGAGGGAGTTTGCATCCACCAAAATCTTGGAAGTAATGCATAACAGCAGTAACTGGGATTTCCAAGCCAGACCATTTGGAAGAATTTTTTCACCTTTGGCGTTTGTTTCACAGAACTGATGGTTCTCAACATAGACGACAGGATTCACAAGCTTTTCGCTGGACATTGCCTGGTGTATGAAATGTTGAACTATGTTTTTCGAACGGCCAACATACCCTTCGTAGCTCATGGGATATCCGTCAGGTTCTGGAGGAGGTGATGAAGCATGTGTCATTACAAGAATGGTATTGAACCACATTGATGAGCCAAAAACCTCAGTTATAAGCTTTAGCAGAGAGTAATCACCGTAGCCCCCAGTAATGAAATTGAGCCGTTCAAAATAGAGAACAACATCAGGGGGCGATTTTCTGATAAATTTTTTCACTGCCATCAGGATTTTCCTGTTTCTTCGTGGGTTACCGTTGAATGGTGACAGACCAGGGGTATCGATTACTGTAAATTTGATCCCCTTAATAGTTCCCACAATCTCCTGAATTTCATCGGTGCCTCGCCGGAATGCATTTGTTACTGATCTTGTTTCATCAAAAAGGGAATTTATGGTTGCACTCTTGCCTACACCTGTTTTCCCTAGGACAAGTATCTTGACAGAGAAGAGCAAATCTGGCTGACCACTCTCCTCCTGCCGTGCTGCTATTGCCTTGACTTGATCAAACGTCAGGACTTTTCTTTGCACACCACATTCAGCACTTTGTATCAAGTTTGCAAGATGCAATCTGTAGAAAGTTTGTGCTACTACAAGGTTATTTGGTGATTGTCCAATCCGTTGGACAAACCGAAGAAGCTTGATTTGAAGTGCCTCAGCGTTGGAAATGTCTGGCACAACAAGCTCTGATTCTGAAGATTCTGTCAGCTGAGTGTCATTGGTAGCAGGGGCAGTGGTAGATATCTCATTGGTGGTATTTCTTGCACCTGAAACACACATACCAAGAcatatttattgatgatttttacAAAGAGCCTAAAATCTACGTAGTGATGAAATGGCAAATAATATATGTTCAAAAATTACATGTGAAGCATGACAGTACAAAGAAAGGAAAGCCTCGCTAAATCCCAAATGTCAAATACATGTGGTTCTAGGAAACAAGCATGAAGCAAGTAGATAACTTTCAGAAGATCTAAATAGCATTTCTTTCTGAAAAACCAAGTTAGGATATAAAATGACATATAATACAATGATAGAAAGTGAACCATATGTAAGCATTCAGCTTCCAATGGTTATTATTTGACAATTAGGACAACAAACCATTTCCGAACATTTCAAGTTTGTAGAGGAAATTGATGTCATTAGAATTATAAATATCACACTCAATTTTCTAGAATACTGAATTCGAGAAATGCAATCTGAATTGCCATTGACAAAACAAGGTTCCCTTAAAAAAGTGGCAGCTTTGAGAAGCAGGAGAAACATCTTTTTAATCTTTAAGATCTCTTTTGGTACTTAAAACAGGATGTTTGGCTGCAATTTCCTGAAGCAGCCTCAGCTTTTTTAAAGCTGAAAGATTTGGTCAAGAAGCTCAAAATTGTAGCTTTTGGATAGAAGCTGTCATCGAAAAGCTAAACCCAACTTTTCTGTGTAGTTAGTCCTTCACCTTTTGAGCAATTTACTTAAGCTCATTTAATCAACACTTCATGTCTTTTGAAATTCATGTTTagagttaaaatgaaaaaagaaaaattagttaTGCGCTTTTTAAGATATTTATACTCCAAAACTTCCtttcaattcaaaaatcaaacagCAAAACTTGATATGGTTTATTTATACTAGATATTATTTCATCTCTTACAATATATAggataaaactatattttatttatgtgagatattattgtaatattatCTTCCAAAATTGCTTTTGAGAATTGTCAtccaaacacattaaaaaaaatgaagggctTCTATAAAATCACTGAAACATAAAATAACTTAAGTTATTCCAAAAAGACTTAAATTAGAAGCCCTTCTATACAattacagaaaaataaaaagagcagTTTTTCCCAAAAGCTTATCCAAATAGGCATGGTTCTGCTTAAATACACAGAGTTCAAATCCAATAAGTCTATTGGCTGGCATATATTGTTTTATGAAGTCAAATCAAATATATCAAGGAGAATAAATACCTTGATCATTAGGCTCTTCACATAAGAGGTCCTCATCATAAGAGTTAAAAGACCTTGCAGAAACTAAAAACTTCGACATTAATTGGCTGGAAACCCAATCAACAAGATTCTTCATCCTATAAAAGAAAATGCTGATTCatgaaattaaatacaaaataagatgACCATCAAAAGGAGAACGTTAAGTGTAgaaaggaaaaattttaaacataacaAGTCAAAgtataaaagaagcaaaaggaAGCATACAGAAAGATAAACCTTGTTTCATTAACCATATCATAACCACACACCAGTAAATATAGGAACTGATATAAGGGGCAAAGGGTTTGCATGATAATGTGATTCACCAAAGAAGGGTATATTGGCAACAACTCACCAACAActgagaaaaaagaaataaaataattctctctccatgaataaaattatgaatAGAGAACATTACATAGGACTTCAACTAAGAGCTCTAACCCATCCAAATTTCTGAATATAATTCCAAAAGGATAAAAATATCTTAATGgttcaaaacataaatttaaagaaaacttaaaaacaaaacacaactgTCTAATTATCATCACATCAAATTGTTGCacattcaatatttatataccTTAGATATGTTTGTAGTGTTTAGAATCAAAAGGCACTTGCAATCAATCAAATTTGGTTGTTCACTTGGAGAAATAAGGGGAGAACCAGTACCCCCACTTCACCAATTTTATTTGGTATAAAATTAACCAAAGAGAGAGGATGTggagtaatttttcaaaaatgaagaaaaacctgcacgttttcttttattaaaaaaaaaacccaccccCATACTATAATAGTGATTTTAGAAATGGATGAACCTCAACttaaacattttaataattacgAAAGACAATAATTCAATTTACCTATAGTAGAATTTTATGCTCCCATATTGATGTTTCTTGATGTTTACTCATATGACTATAAAGGACCTTTCAGTTTAATGTGTTGATAAGGGAAAGTACATACATGGGATTCTGTCATCATAAATCCAAACACACACATGTATGCACAACTAATGCTGGGaccattaaaaacaacaaaaccaacCAGAACCAATgattttttgtagataaaaacCTTCAGGTCATCAATGAACCTGTAAAATTTCCCAGGAGCAAGAGAAAAAGCATGAGAGAAATGCCTGTAGCAATTCACATCTCACTACTGAAAAGATGATTAGAAGTAGACAATGCATAGTGGTCCTTTCCTTGTCAATAGAATAGTGCTCATGTCGTTTCTACACAATAACATCTTTTTTCACCAAAAAACCAACTTATCATTCATAAACCTCTTCTACTTTAATAACAATGAAGATCTTTAAATGATCctaaacattgatatttaacgCAAGCATACTTGTGTAAAAGCCCAATATAAAGGCTTCTTAGGCTTATCCTTTAAACGATAAAGGTTTCTTAGGCTTATCCTTTAAAAGATTTGCATATCTTAATCATGTAGGTTTCCCAATTATCTCCACTTTTTTCCTTTAGTATCATCCAAGTAATGGATGCAGGAATGTAGGCATCACCAAATATTTCAATTCAAAAACATCAAAAGCAAGCTCAAGATCAGATCCTTAAACAAACGACTAAAGATCAGCCAACAAGTAAACTATGATTCTCAACCATAACAATATCACCAAAAAACAATACAATTCAACTGCATTAGTTAAAGAAAACCACTCTACAAGGGCTCACCTTATTTGAAGTGCTGGTTGAAAAAGTCCAATCATGCGATAAACATGACCACTACTTTACTTTTAACTAAAGATCCAATGGTCTCTTGCATTAAGAATCCTCACATTTCAAAAAGCATGTTCATTCAACCATATATTCTCGGAGTCTAAGAGAGATCATACAGTAAACATATTCTTTGCTCTCACTCATTGTCAACTAGTAGGTACTTCCAGCACTACAAACTTTCACAAATCCTGTTTGTCACCCACAAGAGCCGCAACTAAATTCTCCACAATCCTTCATCCTTTACTGTTTATTaatacttttcttttaatttgccttttttttttcttttcttcatcagcCGAAACAActcctttattattttcctCCCTTTCCCCTATACTTTCTTAAAACCAAACACATCCTAAACCTATCAAACATTAACGAACAAGGAAATTTCAAAGTTTGGGCATAGCCGTCCAAGATTACCTTAGCTTCCCTCTAATACAATCATACACACTTATGGAGATAAGAATTGATGGAAAGAGAAAAGCGTTTCTAGGTCTCACACTTGAACAAGGAAGGGCATTCTCTCCATTGCAACAACTCTGAAGAACACATCTTAAATATAAAACTCTTAATCCAACCTTTAAATCATCATTAACACTTCCAAATGGTTTATAAAAGAACGCAAAACagaaacaaacttattaaattatttgCAGCATCAATGATGAAAAACACCACCTCGAACAAAATCACCATGAACCATCAATAGACTTCAATCGTTTCAGAAAACCCCAAATCAGAGAAAGTTTCCTCTATTTCCATTAACTAACAATACAGAGACGACAGCAAAtcatttccaatcaaaatcacataaaatcaacaacaaaaaccaaccGTCTCAAACCGGAATTAAACTCAACCAAACCCTAATGACAAATTTCAACATAACAATCACAAATTTAACCACAGCTTCCTCCATTTCCATTAACTAACAATTACACCAAACAAATATAAAGCCACAGCAAATCCTTTCtaataaaaatcacataaaaCCAATAGCAAGAACCAACCGCATAAAACTGGAACTAAACTCAACCAAAACCCTAGTGACAAATTTCAACATAACAATCACAAATTCCACAGCAGCTTCCTATATTTCCATTAACTAACGATTGCAGATAACAAATACAGAGACAACAGCAAAtcatttccaatcaaaatcgCATATAACAAAATCAATTGCACCGAACTGGAGCTaaattcaaccaaaaccctaatgaaAAATTTCACCAAAACAATGACAAATTCTACAACAGCTTACTTTATTTCCTTATCTAAAGATTGCAGAAAACAAATACAGAGTCAACAGCAAGTCCTTTCCAATCAAAATCACATAAAACTAACAACAAAAACCAACTGCATCGAACTGGAGCTAAACtcaacaaaaccctaacaataAATTTCAAGATAAAAACCACAAATTTCACAAATCCAAACGAAATAGGAATcaaaagaagccaaaaaaaacaacaaggatTGGAGTAGAGAGAGTTCATATTACCTCCAAGATCGAGTTCCAGTTGAATTTGAGCCTTAAATCTCTCACCTTGCTCGCATTCCCTCTCTCCCTCCCGTTCTCTTTGATGAAGATGAGACCAGGACGCAAAGAACGGCTGAAGAGCAATACTCATCTACATTTTTGCATAAAAGTCCCcgtattttttacaaaataacatctccgtaatttttttatttttaaattttaattttaattttatttttattttttatatattttttatgcatatCCATTCTTGTAAGTTATAATTCTaaatcatgcaaataaaaaatttaaaatttatatagtttGCATAAAAGTCCCAGTAAACCTTCGTATTTACAAAATACTATctccaacaaatttttttatatcatttacttggctatttaaaaaatttataaattataaaatattattttttaaatttattatttatatttaatatatatttctgtagcttttgataaattatattcaactaaatattttattaaatcataaaaaataattttataaagttaatataattttttataaattttatattaccaATTAATTTCAACTGAGTtttataatacaaattaaaatggaTAAGTTAAAAAACCGAATCTTATGACTATTAAATACATGTGATGCAAATGatggatgaaaatttttatatattttgtatacaAGTCCCATGAAAACCCTTATTTACAAAATAccatctttatttcttttttttttgtgatgcaTAGTATACTCTTATAAATAcatgcaaattaaaaattttatacattaaaaaaaaagctaaatgggggaataaaataaagtttttattattttttaaatggggAGAAATACGCTGGaaattggtttaaatttgtatataaaagtatatatttgCTTATGTTCGTGggtcataaaaattattttttgtgtgaataataaatatctcagaaaaatattaatatttgtgaGCATCTTTGTTGTCCAAAGTCAACAGAAATTTTTAGAAAAGCATCactgtttttttgaaaaaaatatttaaaaatcctaATGAAGTTTCATTTTGTCTCTGCAGTCCCTATGACATTTGCACTTTTCATATAATCCCTCTTTTTTACACAGCTTCTTTTTTACTCCCTGCCGTGACACCAGTTAAAGGCTTTTTCTCTCCAATGGCAGAAACGCTCctctcttttgtttcccaccAAATCACATCAACTTTTTGGTAGGTAATGGCAGaagtcttcatcttcatcctctttTACTATACTtcatcttcgtcttcatcttcatcctttgTCTCCTGTTCTTCTACtccttgttgttgttcttcttctttgcctcCTTTTTCTGTCATTTAAGTAAGCAACATCTCCATTCCTATCGTTCAGTTTTGTCAGAGGTGTAGTTCAGTTTCGATTACTTcctctttgtgtttttttttaacctatgGGTTTCTCCAATGCTTATGCAGGTGTTAGTCATTATGAAGACATTTTATGCAGTGGCTTGTTTCAAAGGCGAAGAACGGCTACTACATTTCACAGTCCTTTCCGTATGGGAGGTTGTTGTAGCCGAGATATGTGAGTGGTGGTCACTGGACGCTCATCGGGTAACTGTGAAGTTTGTTACACCAAACTCATACGGCACGGTTTGCCCAATTGAGTCAAATGCATATACCCAACGCATGTGCCACATACACCACACTTTTAAAAAGAGTGTGATGGACATTATCGTTGAAGAAGTTAGTGGGGTAGCAGAAGTAACCATTAACAACTCCTTACTACCATCgtaaatcaacatcaaagatAGCTCTTATTATGCCGTGTGTTATTCTTGAATTATCACTACTTTTCCGTGTAACTGtatatgtttgtgtgtattATAATATCCTTCATGTGTGTTATATgcatttcatgtgtattatattGATTTCCTGTGTATTACTTTGTGTTATTCGTGTATTGTTCATGACTTGTTTCCTACCTTATGCGTTGGCATCCGCAAGGAGTTAATCTCAGAAAGCATGAATGCAGACATGGAGACGTTTCTGTCCCAACATCCTCCTGCAGGTGCACTCAGAATTGCTTTTATGTTCGCAAATATCTGATGAATCGATATTACAAGTAGGACAACAGTTCGAGAGTGTGGATAAGTTCAAAGAAGCCTTGCACAGCTACACCATATGGCACAATTTCGActtcacattcataaaaaatgacaGACTTCACTCGATTGTGAGGTATGCTTCCCCGGATTGCTAGTGGTGTGTCCACACATCCAAATAGAAACGATGAGACATTTCAAGTGAAGACAATGCAAGTGACGCACACTTGCGGTGGGGGCATCGGTACGACGGTCCACCCAAAAGCAAGTAAGAAGTGGGTCGGCACCCGTATTATGCAGAGACTGAAGGAACAACCATTGTATCGAGCTATCGACATACAAAAAGACATCCTGCGGGAACACTGTGTGCGATTACTATATAAGCGTGCATGGATGGGGAGGGAGGTCGCTCGGTCCGCCATTCACAGTAGTGAGGTGAGCAACTACGATTTGTTTTTGTGGTTTTATGCTGCCTAGCCATGGCTTTCCTTGTCAATAGAATAGTACTTGTGTGGTTTCTACACAATAGAAACCACACAAAACTCAAAattgggaaaaataaaaacaagatccATTTGGTGCAGTAAGTATCAAGGAGTGGTAATCCATAGCACAAGAGAAATTTTTGCATAGAATTCCATTGcataaattcaatttttcaatccttttttaattcattaactCGATAAATTAACATGGAGTTTGTTAAAAAGAATGCCACAATATTGTTTTGTACATGAAGAATGTTACTGTCCAATCGAAAATTATTACCCTTACTAGTTTGCTACATGCATTTAATGGCAATATTTTCTCCAAGatttacaaaacataacaaaatccTTTCCCAACAAATCAAAAggatttttccaaaaaaatgttaaaaagttTAATGCAAGAAatcagagaagagaaagaaaaacattaaaaactatcACAAATATGAGTTTATTAAGGTGTAAATAAACATTTTCCCAAGCGACACATTGCTTCACAATTCACATTCTTTCTTAAGAGACACATTTAATTTTGGAGTTATTCAAAAGACACATTTAGGTGTAACTATTTATGTGACATTTTTTTCCTCAAGAAACACAGATAGCTTAGGGTGCAATTATTCATGTGAcacattcttttttatctttgtgggccccacacgttttaaatttaattcatttaatttttttgcatgcATGGCTGTTACAGAAGAGGAATAGAAACcttcctttttattaaattttattttttcttaatctttatattttattaggttttcaaaccctagccgccacctctTTGTTTCTCCCGATATAGATTTTCGTTTGGaccaagaaagagagagatcttgtctctttcttcttctcttctctttttgggTGTGTGGTGCCGGTGGCGAGGACGGAGATAGGCCTCTTTGTCAAGGGTTGTGTTGTTATCGTTGAGAGGTAAACGttctcttcctagatctagggaTTAAGTGGTGGATTGATTTTCCTCATAATAAAACTAGCTATTTAGCAATAAATTTTCTATGTTGATTTGCATGCCTTTGTTCATGATCAAGTTCTCTATGAGTTaaaacattgtttttgttttaaaaaacttGCATGTCAATATTTTTCGTCAGTTA from Dioscorea cayenensis subsp. rotundata cultivar TDr96_F1 chromosome 9, TDr96_F1_v2_PseudoChromosome.rev07_lg8_w22 25.fasta, whole genome shotgun sequence includes these protein-coding regions:
- the LOC120268700 gene encoding translocase of chloroplast 90, chloroplastic, translated to MKNLVDWVSSQLMSKFLVSARSFNSYDEDLLCEEPNDQGARNTTNEISTTAPATNDTQLTESSESELVVPDISNAEALQIKLLRFVQRIGQSPNNLVVAQTFYRLHLANLIQSAECGVQRKVLTFDQVKAIAARQEESGQPDLLFSVKILVLGKTGVGKSATINSLFDETRSVTNAFRRGTDEIQEIVGTIKGIKFTVIDTPGLSPFNGNPRRNRKILMAVKKFIRKSPPDVVLYFERLNFITGGYGDYSLLKLITEVFGSSMWFNTILVMTHASSPPPEPDGYPMSYEGYVGRSKNIVQHFIHQAMSSEKLVNPVVYVENHQFCETNAKGEKILPNGLAWKSQLLLLCITSKILVDANSLLKFQDSFQLSQTGGALLSLPHFLSSFLQRHPLSNSNGIEDDDFTNFLDQEDEDDYDQLPPIRILTKAQFNKLSKAQKDAYLEELNYREDLYLRKQWKAMARQHKETMLRKKNNDTIQKNDHDDDNDASLVEAYEIEDATIPLSFDSDSPVYRYRFCVIGNEQWVIKPVCDSQGWDHDIGYDGVYWDGSIHIKSNFQATFAGQMNKEKDDFRINSECTAKFKHPNGATMLAGIDIQPFSKDLLCTIRGDLEFKNFCCNKTGGSFAVSSLGKTYFTRAKLEDSISIGRRLKVRMDAGCARGYGQMAYGGTLEATIRGKDYPVNDDKVTIATTLLSFDNETVIGGSVQSDFQIWRGTKHCLNASINSKGPMQISFKTSSSKHVQIALLALVTLFQGLFMRRLR